TCGGTCGACGTACGCCTGATCGCGGCAACCAATCGCGTCCTCGGAGAGGAGGTGAAGGCCGGCCGCTTCCGCGCCGACCTGTTCCACCGTCTCAACGTCTACCCGCTCGCCGTGCCGCCGCTGCGGGAGCGCCGCTCGGACGTCCCGCTGCTTGCCGGCTACTTCTGTGATCTGGCCCGCCGCCGCCTCGGGATCGGTCCGGTGCGGCTCGCCGCGAACGCGGTCGACGCGCTCGAGGCGTACGCGTGGCCGGGCAACGTGCGCGAGCTCGAAAACGTGATCTCCCGCGTCGTGCTCAAGGCGTCGGCGTCGGTGCGACGCGGCGACCCGGTCATCCTGACGGCCGGGCACTTGCACTCCGAGCTGTCGAGCGACGGCGTCCCGCTCCCGAGCGCACCGTTCCCGCCGGCTGCGGCGCCGGTCGCCGGCCAGCCAATGAAAGACTTCGTGCGCGAGCAGCAGCGGTCGTTCTTGCGGCAGGTGCTCGACGCGCACGGCGGCAACCTCGCCGCCGCGGCCCGAGCCCTCGACATGGACCGTGGCAACCTGCACCACCTCGCGCGGCGGCTCGGACTGCTGCGACCGCAGAAGTGACGCGGGGTCAGCGAGGCGCTCGGCCTTCGCGCCAGAGTCTCTTGAAAAGCTCCAGGCTCTCCGGCGCGTGCCCGGCGAAGTGGTTGTTGAAGTAGGCGTGCACGTAGACGCCGTTGTCGACCGTCCCGCGTACGACCGGCACCCAGTCGGCGATCACCGCGCTACGGTCGATGACAGTCTTCTCCCACGTCTTCGTCAGCTCCTCGATCTTCTTGCGGTCGCCCAGGAAGCGCACGTACGCGAAGTCGGCGGTTGGGCCGCCGGTGAGCCTCGGCCACTCGGCAACGGTCGGCATCCACGCCTGCTTGTTGAAGTACGGGAACTGGAGCAGCACCGCCCCGAGCCGCGAGCCGAGCCCGGTGATCACGTCGAGGAACCGCGCCATGTCGTCGCCGACGTCGACGAGCGCCTTCTCGTGCGTGATGAGCCCCGGCGTCTTCAACGCGAATGTGAACCCCTCGGGCGTGCGGCTCCGCCATGCCTCGACGTTCGCGCGCGTCGGCATGCGGTAGTAGGTCGCGTCGACCTCGACCGTGTCGTAGACGGTGACGTAGTGCTCGATGAACCGCTCGGGCGCCGTACCGGGCGGGTAGAACGGCCCGACCCAGTCCGGCGAGGACCAGGAGGAGGTGCCGAGGCGAAGCCCTGGGATCGGCAAGGACACACGGGAACTATAGCCCACGGCCGCTGCGCGAGCCCGGTCTTCCGCGTCCCACTTCAGGAGGAGCGAAC
The nucleotide sequence above comes from Pseudomonadota bacterium. Encoded proteins:
- a CDS encoding DUF72 domain-containing protein yields the protein MDEPHVTEKIIENMIAFAREHWGVEYSREDAREAATNLLGVCSLLLKWDAEDRARAAAVGYSSRVSLPIPGLRLGTSSWSSPDWVGPFYPPGTAPERFIEHYVTVYDTVEVDATYYRMPTRANVEAWRSRTPEGFTFALKTPGLITHEKALVDVGDDMARFLDVITGLGSRLGAVLLQFPYFNKQAWMPTVAEWPRLTGGPTADFAYVRFLGDRKKIEELTKTWEKTVIDRSAVIADWVPVVRGTVDNGVYVHAYFNNHFAGHAPESLELFKRLWREGRAPR